Part of the Bacillus sp. N1-1 genome, AAGCGGTATTATGTTTAATCAGGGCCAGGTTTGCTGTGCTGGTTCAAGACTGTTTGTCCAAAAGAAGGCTTATGATAATGTAATGGCTGATTTAGTAAGCCATAGCCAGAAGATTAAGCAGGGAGCTGGACTTGATCCTGATACTGAAATGGGGCCACTCGTATCAGCTGAACAGCATGAGCGAGTCATGAAATATATTTCTAAGGGTCAGGATGAAGGCGCGGAATTACTTACTGGTGGACAGGTTCCGTACGATAAAGGATATTATGTTCAGCCTACCATCTTCTCTGATGTTGATGACAAAATGACCATTGCAAAAGAAGAGATTTTTGGTCCAGTTGTTGCTGCCATGCCGTTTGAAGATCTTGATGAATTGATCGAACGAGCAAATGATTCAAATTATGGTCTTGCAGCTGGACTTTGGACAGAGAATCTGAAGTCTGCTCACTATGTTGCAAACAAAATAAAGGCTGGAACGGTATGGGTGAACTGCTATAATGCGTTTGATGCAGCTTCTCCGTTTGGTGGCTATAAGCAATCTGGTATCGGAAGAGAAATGGGTTCTTATGCACTAAATAATTACACAGAAGTGAAGAGCGTTTGGATTAACTTAAAATAACAGAAGAGAACCGCTCGTCCTTTATGGACGGGCGGTTTTTTGAGGTTGCCTAACCGTTTGTTTGGGCTATCTTTTTAAGACGATCAATTTACCTGCAGATGATACGACACGTGCCGTATGATTTCCAAATCCTTTTTGTTTCAACAGTTCCTCGCCTACTTTTTTGGCTTCCTTGTCGTCTTGTGCCTCGAAACTTTCATCAAGAACGGTAGCGCCACTTTTTTCGAATGCCGTGATAATGTATTTTTCCATGATATCCCCTCCTACTAGTAGTTTACCGATTGATCAATTTGTTGTCACTTTTTTCTAAAAAAACGAATCTTTTAGATAAATCAAACGTTATACTTATCGTGGAGTGTTGCGAAGGCAATTAAAAGGGGGAAGTTATGCTCGAATTTCAAAATATTACAAAGCAGTTTGGAGCTTTTACAGCAGTTGAGGGTCTTAATTTATCTATTCCAGAGAATGAGATATTTGGTTTACTCGGTGGGAATGGAGCGGGTAAAACCACAACCTTTCGGATGCTACTGAGACTTATTGATCAAACAAAAGGAACCATTAGCTGGAAGGGAGAAGGGATCTCTTATGATTCCAGTCATTTAATTGGCTACCTACCCGAAGAACGCGGTCTTTATCCAAAGATGAAAGTGAAAGAACAACTCATTTATCTTGGTAAGTTACGAGGAATGAAGAAAGCAGAAGTTGAAAAGGAAATTGCAATATGGCTTGAACGGTTTAAAGTCCCTGAGTACCTTGACAAGAAAGTGGAAGAACTATCAAAAGGAAACCAACAAAAAATTCAATTTATTGCAAGCGTTATTCACAAACCAGAATTGCTCATTCTTGATGAGCCATTTAGTGGTCTTGACCCAGTAAATGTTGAAGTGCTAAAAGAGGCTGTGGTTGATTTGAAAAAATCCGGAACAACCATTTTGTTTTCCAGTCATCGTATGGAGCACGTGGAAGAACTCTGTGAGCATCTTTGTATCCTACATAAAGGAAAAGCAGTTGTTTCAGGAAATTTAAAAGAGATTAAACGTTCATATGGAAAAAAGAATATTCGAATTGATGCAGATTTTGACGTTGCCTTTTTAGAAAACGTTGCCGGAGTTGTTCGATTGAAACAGGGGTTAAATCATAGCGTCGTTCAAATCGAGAATGAACAAGTCTCTCAAACCGTTTTACGGGAGTTGGTAAGTAAAGGGTTTGTTCGACAGTTTGAATTAGAAGAGCCGTCATTAAATGATATTTTCATCGAAAAGGTGGGTGCGGCATATGAATAAGTTTTTCATCGTCCTATCCCAGACGTATTTAAACCGATTAAAGTCCAAAGCTTTTATTATTACGACGGTCATTACATTATTGATGATTTTTTTAATTACGAACATCTCAACCATTATTAATACGTTTGATTCGAGTGAGGCCGATCGTGTAGGGGTAATTGATACAGGCTCGTTTTATTCATCCCTTGAAAATCAAATCAAGATGATGGACGCGGAAATTGTTTTAGAAAAGTTCGAGGGAACAGAAGATGAAGCGGAAGAGGCGGTCGAACAGGGAGACCTTGACAGCTACTTGGTTGTAGAGGAAAACGAAGCTCTGGAGCCGACAGGTCTTTATAAAGCGGAGACGGTGGCAGAACAAGTAACTCCTCAAGTACTTGAAACAGCTCTTCAACAAATGAAGAGTACACTCGCAGCTGAAAAAGCTGGCGTGACTCCGGAGCAGCTTAATCAAATTGATCAGCCTGTACAGTTTGAGAAAGTAGCTTTAGAAAAAGGGGCAAAGACGGAGGAGGAATTGAATCAAGCGCGCGTGTTTGTATATGTGCTCTTGTTCGTTATCTACTTTTCAGTCATTTTTTATGGGAATATGGTAGCTGTTGAAGTAGCAACTGAGAAATCATCACGAGTGATGGAGATCTTAATTTCAAGTGTTTCTCCTGTAAAGCAAATGTTTGGGAAAATTCTTGGAATCGCTTTGCTTGGTTTAACGCAATACGCCATTATTATTGCAAGTGGTTATCTGTTTATGCAAATGCAGGAAGAAGAACTCACAGAAACAGGTTTCCTTTCATTTCTTGATTTCGGCAACTTGTCAACTTCGCTTATCGTCTATGCGATTGTTTTCTTTATTCTTGGGTATTTACTATATGCGACGATTCTTGCTATGGTCGGTTCACTCGTTAGTAGAGCCGAAGAAGTGCAGCAGATGATCATGCCAATACAGCTTCTTATTATTATTGCCTTTTTTATAGCGATGTTCGGACTAAGCACCCCATCTTCTACATTTGTCACGATTTCATCCTATATCCCGTTTTTCTCACCGGTAGTGATGTTTTTACGTGTAGGGATGCTCTCGATTCCATTCTGGGAAGTAGCTCTAAGCCTTACGCTGCTCGTTGGAGCAATTGTCTTATTTGGTATTATGGGCGCGAAAGTCTACCGAGGTGGTGTTCTCATGTATGGAAAGTCATCTTCATTAAAAGACATTGGAAAAGCATTGAAATTATCGAAACGTGAACAATAGCATCTAAAGAAAAGAAGTTAGCAGACCCGGGGATATGGTTTCTCCGGGTCTTATTTTATTTTTTAAATCTTCATCGTTGATCGAATAAGTATACGATGCAGGTGAGCAGATAATGTGAAAGCGTACGAACGTGCGCTCGATTAGATATGGTAAAATGAATGGTAGAGAGCATTCGAAAGGGAGATGAGTGATGAAAGAAGTATCCTTTCTGCACTGTGCGGATCTACATTTAGATAGACCATTCACTGGTGCGAATCAATTACCAACTTCGATTCATGAGTTTGTTCGAGAAAGTGCTTATCGCTCTTTGCGCGCTATCGTTGATCTTGCTATTCAGCAACGGGTAGATTTTGTCCTTTTTGTTGGAGATTTGTTTGATAGTAGCTATCGTAGCATAAAGACACAGATGGTTCTCTTGCAAGAGTTAAAGAGATTAGATGAGGCGGGAATCTATAGCTATCTATCCCATGGGAATCACGATGCATTGGACGGAGAGTGGGCTGCTTTAACTTGGCCAGAATCAAGCTACTTTTTCAGTAAGGAAGTGGAAGCTGTTCCATTCAAGCAAGAGGAGAAGACGGTTGCCTGGATTCATGGATTTAGTTATCCAACTCGTCATGTGAATGAACGGATGGCAAGTGCTTATCAAAGGGCGGATGAAAATAGTTTCCAAATCGGAATGCTTCACGGAAATTTAGAAGGACAGACGGAGCACTCTGCTTATGCTCCGTTTACGTTAAGTGAATTAATGGAAAAGAACTTCGATTATTGGGCGCTTGGTCATATTCATCAACGGACAGAGTTACTAGAAAATCCACCCATCGTCTATCCCGGAAATATCCAGGGAGCTCATTCAAAAGAACGTGGCGAAAAAGGATGTTATTTTGTAAAATTAAGCGATGCTGGTCCATTAACGGTTTTTCATCAAACGTCTGATGTTACATGGCATAGGCCAGTTGTTGATATTGGGAAATGTAACTCCATGGAGCAACTTCTAAACGTTTGTGAAGAAATTTTGAATCAGGAAAACTTCTCTACAGGCGGGCATTTAATCAATTTTGAATTTATCGGGATAAGTTCATTACATACAGATCTGCTGTATGCTAACCAATTAGATGACCTTCTCCAAACACTCCAATTAAATCGAGACATGGAAGATAACGGATTTGTGTGGCCCTACAAATTATCTTTGCATTCAATGCCTTCATGGGATAGAGGCAGTTTAAAAGAGCAGAGTGGCTTTTTACAGGACATTCTCTTTGTTTCAGACCACTATGAGCAAAACGATCTGAAAGAAGCCATTTCCCCTCTCTATAGCCACAGGCGAGCGAGAAAGGCGCTTCATCCATTAGAAGATGAAAGTCAGTTAATAAAAGAAGCGGAAGAACTTTTGCTCACCTACCTCATTGATTCAAAAGGAGATGGCGAGTAATGAAACTTAATGGCATCGAAATCTATGGTTTCGGAAAATTTGAAAACGATCGAATCGAAGATATTTCAACTGAATTGCAACTTATATTTGGAGAGAACGAAGCAGGAAAATCAACGCTTATTGCGTTTATCGAATACGTGTTATTTGGCTTTCAGGCTCGTCAAGAAAATAACTATAGTATGAATCAACTCCCGCGTTTTGGAGGAGTGCTTTTTGTTGAAAATAATGGAGAGACGTTTCGAATTGAAAGAACGAAAGATCGCACGTCTGAACAGGTTGTAATCTACTATTCGAACGGCTCATTTGGAGATAGAGACGATTTAAAGGCACTATTAAAGGGAATGAATCGAACGAGCTTCAGACAAATTTTCTTTTGTAATTTGACAACGCTAAATGACTATCAAAACTATGATGAAGAGGGTTGGAATCAAGTATTATATGAAGCCGGTATGAGCGGCGGGGCTTCGTTACTTGCCATTGAAAAGAACTTTGAAAAGTGGCAAGGTGAAATTTTTAAGCCAGGTGGGAGAAAACCACAACTTAATGAAAAACTGGAAAGCTATGAGTCTTTAAAGAAAAAGACGACCGAATGGGAAAAGAAAAACGAGAGCTATAACCATTTGATAGAGAAGGTCGAGAAGTTAGAAACACAAGTGAAGGGCAATGCAGAAAGGTTGCAATTACTTCAATCTGAGCAGCGAACGCTTGATTATGAGAAACAGATTTTCCCTCTTCTAAAACAGAAACAGAAGCTTCTTCATTTGTTGGATACTCTACCTGAGTTCGATCCTTTTCCAGAGGAAGGACTTGGGAGGTTCGATAAATGGAAGGAACAGTCGGTTCTTTTATCTGGGGAATTAGAGAGTTTAAAGAAAAGAAAGCAGGGTCTACAAGCAGAAATCAATCCTAATCATCTTCTTCCTGATGCGAAAACGTTCTTACAAGAAGTTTCCTCTTTGAATGAAGAAATGATTCTTTATCGAGAAAGAACAGAAGAACGAAGAAGACGTAAGCAAGAACTTTTATCACTTGAGAAAACACTTGAATCAGAGTTGCAGGAATTAGGAGAAACTGAAGAAAAAGTAAAATCTGTGAAGACGTCGTTTTCTGGGCGTGAAAGTTTAAAACAAATCACGGAAGCCTACCAGCAATCAAATCAGAAATACCAATACGTTAATGAGGGATTCCTCACAGCTAAAGAAGATCTTGAGAAAGAAGAAAATGAGTATAAACGCATAAAAGAACGCATTGCTTCTGAGAAAAAGCATAAAAAGGGAGAGAGAGAAAGCTTTTCAACCCAAAAGTGGCCATTTGAGATGATGGCAGTCGCCATCATACTTCTGATTGTGATAGGTTTAGCTGAAAATTGGCTACTTGGTTTCGTGGCGGCGGCTATTGTTATCGGTGGAGCAATCCTTATGACTTACACAACCAAGGCCTCTAAAGGCGGCTTGCAAGATGAGGCACTGATCCGTGAGAGAGAGTGGACTCGACAAGCTGAACAAATAAAAGATCAAGTTGATCGCCTTAACCGCGCATACTTGAAGGCTGCAGAAAAAGTGGATCTTTGGGAAGCGGAGAGGTATCAACTTGATAAGGATTTGGAGGAGTGGCGCGTACGTCATTCGTTTCCAAAAAATTTACCGTCTACATCATTGCTAGACGCATTTGACAGGGTAGTTTCAATCCAGAAGCTGCAGACGGACCGCCATCAAAAGCAGAAGCAGATAGAGGAGCTTGACTCTCATTTAGCCTTGCTCGAAGATAGAATGAAGCGTTTATGTGACAAAGTGAATTTACACTATCAAACGCCTGAAAATGCAATTCAACGCGTGCTCCAAAAAGCGGAAGAGCAAAGAGAAAGTTTGAAAAAAGTTGACATGGCGAAAAGTAAATTAAAATCTCTTGAGGAGCAGTACGATGAGGTTTATGCAAAATTAAAAAGCTGTAATGAGGAAATAAAGGGTCTAATGCTGTTAGCAGAGACAGAAGGCGAAGAGGCCTATCGAACAAAAGGAAAAGCTCATCAAGAAGCAAAAGAGCTGAACCGCCAGCTTACTACTCTTTCATCTCAGCTCGGTGAGAATGTCTCTGTAAGGTTTGCAACCGTGGAAGAATTAGAGGATCAACGTCAACAAGTAGAGATGGAAGAAGCGTCTATTCTGGAAAAGCAGCAGACGCTTTACAAGCAGATAGCTAGTGAGCAAGAAAAAATTCGTCTTTTAACAGAAGATGGCACGTATGATGAGCTGCTTTTGCAACGTCAGCAAAAGGAGGACGAGATTAACGCTTTTGGTCGAAGATGGGCCGTCATGAAAGTAGCATCTGACCTTCTATCTAAAGCAAAAGCAAGATATCAAGAAGAACGCCTGCCGGCAGTGATGAAGAAAGCGGAAGAATACTTTAAGACCATTACAGATTATCGTTACACCGCTATTTATCCACCTCTAGAAGGTGAACCTTTTCGAGTTGTTCATAAGAGCGGACGAGCGTACAAGCCATCTGAATTAAGTAGGGGAACAGCTGAGCAATTATATTTATGTATAAGACTCGCACTTGCTTCTATATCTACAATAGAAATGCCGATTTTTCTTGATGACATCTTTGTGAATTTTGATGAAAAACGGACGAATCTTGCGAAAGCATTTATTAAGAAGTTTTCTAAAGAACATCAAGTGATTTTATTAACATGCCATACAGCTACAACAGTTGGGATAAATGACAAGATGCATGTACTTAAACGTTCATCTGATAGGATAAATAAAAAAGACCATTTAATGAGGTGATCTTATGGAAGAAGTTTATAAAATACACTTAGTTGAAGATGAAGAGAATCTAGTCCAAATATTAAAAACGTATATGGAAAAGGAAGGATTTGTAGTTAAAACTTTTTTGAGTGGTGAAGAAGCGCTCGAAAGCATTCACGAATCCTGTCATCTTTGGATATTGGATATCATGCTTCCTGGAATTGATGGATATGAACTGTTAAAGAAAATTAAGGCAGAGGACGATGTGCCGGTTATCTTCATCTCAGCGAGGGATGAAGATCTTGATCGCATCGTTGGTCTTGAGTTAGGAAGTGATGATTATATTGCAAAGCCATTCATGCCGAGAGAACTAATCATTCGCGCCAAAAAGCTATTAAAGCGAGTGTATCAGCAATCATCCCAAAAACGATTTGAAATTGTAGAATATGAAATTGACCCTGTTTCAAGAAAAGTACTTGATCGAGGGGAGCCTGTTGAATTAACGACGAAAGAAATGGATTTAATTCTTTACTTAGTTGATCATGTGAATCAAACATTGTCTAGAGAACAAATTCTTGTTCACGTTTGGGGAGACGATTATGTTGGGTCAGATCGCGCCGTTGATGATGTGATTAGACGTGTACGAAAAAAAATGCCCCGAATGAATCTTGAGACGTCTTATGGACTTGGTTACCGGTTAATCACATGATTCGCCTGAACTTAACGAAGCGGATTTGGCTCTCGTTTATGATTCTAGTACTGCTTGTGGGCGTCGTGATTGCGGTCATCTATCCTCTTTCTATTAAAGGAACGTTAACAGAAGAAACGTACCAGATTATTGAGAGTGAGCAGCAACGATATACGTTTCCAGATCAGGATGGTCCACTTCCACCTCAAACAGATCAAGATTTTATCGAACGGAGAGACGCTGAGCGGTCAGTTGGACATACATTGATTACAAGGCTATATAGTGGCCCATTACAAGGAGACCCAATTCCAGATGAAGTTATTATTGAAATGCGTAAAAATGCTCTGGATCAGAAGAAAGATAAAGGGCGTTATGAACTCACGTATAATAACCAGGCATCACTGTTTTATGTAATATCCAAAGTTGATGTGAATGGACAAGAAGCGTACTTTATTTCTTATATGTGGGATACGTATCGCAATCAAATGATTGACCGCCTTTGGTGGAGGTTAATTATCATTTTACTCTTTGCTTTGTTTCTTAGTCTTTTTCCTGCAGCGTGGATTGCGCAATATTTGCGAAGACCTTTAACCGTGCTTGGGGAACGTTTTGAGCAAATCGCAAACCGCAATTGGAAGGAGCCGTTCAAATGGGAAGGTGATGAGGAGTTTCAGAAACTCTCCAATCAATTTGAATCAATGAGACAGAACTTAATGAGATATGATAAAGCGCAGAAAACATTTATCCAACATGCATCTCATGAGTTGAAAACGCCGATTATGATCATTAAAAGCTATGCGCAGTCTATTAAAGATGGCGTCATGCCTGATTCACTCGATAATACGATGACGGTCATTTTAAATGAGTCCGATCGCATGGAGCAGCGTGTAAAAGGGATGCTGACGTATATTAAGCTGGATTCAATCGATGAGCCTGAAGGAAATTGGGAAACATTTCGCTTTGGGGTACTTGCTGAAGAACTTCGTGAACGATTTATGTATCAGAGGGAAGATGTAACGTTTTCGATATCAGGAGAACAGATTGAATTGACGGCGATACATGAACAAATGTTAACGGCTATGGACAACCTTGTTCAAAACGCGTTGCGCTATGCTAAAAGTGAGATTCACTTAAAGGCTCGTGAGGATGAAGGACGCATTATATTAGAAGTCTATAATGATGGTGAACAACTATCATTTCAAAAAGTAGAAAAAGATAGATTGTTTGAACCGTTTCAGAAAGGTGATAAAGGCCAATTTGGTATCGGACTTGCGATCGTAAAAAAAATTGCGGAACGTCATAAAGGAATAGCAGAAGTAACCAATTTGGATCAGGGAGTTGTTTTTTCGATTATAATGCCGAAGAAACAAAGCGAAAGGTCTGAGTAAGGCGCTATGCTATACTAGATAAATACATTTTGACCCGGAGGTGGAAAGATGAAGGAATTCAAGGGAATCGGACATTACCGAGTAGGTGATCAAGTTGATCACTTCCTGCTAATTAAATCATCAGTGAAAGGCGTAGCAAGTAATGGAAAGCCTTTTCTTACATTAATTTTACAGGATAAATCAGGAGATATTGAGGCTAAGCTTTGGGACGCATCTTCTGACGATGAAGAGAGTTTTGATGCTCAACAAATTATTAAGGTGAAAGGTGATGTGACAAGCTATCGTGGACGTAATCAACTAAAAATTAAAGCTATTCGCCTTGCAACAGATATGGACCAGGTGAAAGTAAGTGATTTTGTTGAATCAGCTCCACTTGAAGTGAATGAAATTATGGAGAAAATCACGCAGTATGTGTTTGAAATGCGTAATCCAAACATTCAGCGTATTACGCGTCATCTTGTGAAAAAACATCAAAATGACTTTCTTACATTCCCGGCCGCAACAAAAAACCATCATGAGTTTGTGTCAGGATTATCTTATCATGTCGTTTCCATGCTTGATATTGCTAAGTCCCTATCTCAGTTATACCCTTCTCTTGATACAGATTTGCTTTATGGCGGAATTATCCTACATGATTTAGGAAAAGTCGTAGAGCTATCAGGATCAATTGCAGCAAGTTATACGAATGAAGGGAAGTTACTTGGTCATATATCGATCATGGTGAATGAAATCGGTCAGGCAGCAAAGGATCTAGAAATTGAAGGTGAAGAAGTTATGCTTCTTCAACATCTGATCTTGAGTCACCATGGTAAAGCGGAGTGGGGTAGTCCAAAGCCTCCAATGATTCGGGAAGCAGAGATCTTGCATATGATTGACAACATTGATGCGAAAATGAATATGCTTGATCGAGCTCTAAATAAAGTTGAGCCAGGTGAATTTACAGATCGCGTCTTTGCGCTTGATAATCGTTCATTTTATAAACCTAAGGTGATCCCTATTAGTGAAAATGTAAAAAAATAAAGTAAGGTAACAGAAGGGAAATGCGTTCTTTGAGCCATTTCTCTTTTTTCTGAGAAAAAGGAAGACCGGGGGATGGACATGAAAATAAAGGATTGGGATCGGAATTTAAAGATTAGACTATTTGGAGAGGGCATGATGAACATTCTTTTTTGGATGTTCTTCCCCTTCATGGCAATTTATTTTTCGGATTCATTTGGGAAAGGAATGGCAGGTCTCTTACTAGTTTTGTCTCAGGTTGTTGCAGTTATCGCTAATTTAATTGGTGGGTATTGTGCGGATCAATATGGAAGAAAGCAAATGATGTTTCTTTCTGCTCTAGGGCAGGGAGTAACATTTATTGCGTTTGCGTTTGCTAATTCTCCATGGCTTAGTTCCCCAATGCTAACGTTTGTAAGCTTTTCTGTTCTTGGCATCTTCGGCTCATTGTACTGGCCGGCTAGTCATGCCATGGTTGCAGATGTTGTGGAAGAAAAAGACCGGAATACAGTCTTTGCTGTCTTCTATACGGCACTCAATATTTCAGTTGTCGTCGGGCCAATTCTAGGCGGACTTTTCTTCTTTCAGCATCGATTTGGTTTACTATTAATTGCTGCTGCCGTCAGCTTCTCTCTGGCAGTATTAATTTCCATCTTTATTCGTGAGACAGCTCCAGAAAAGAGACAAAATAGTCTCGTTACAGATTCTTCTACGAAATGGACAAAGTTTCTTTGGACTCAGCTTCAAGACTATCGAGTGATTGGGAATGACAAAGTTTTTCTGTTATTTATTTTGGCTGGCGTCCTAGTTGCTCAGACATTTATGCAACTTGATTTATTAATCGCAGTTTATTTAAGCGAAAAAGTGCCAGAGCAAGCTGTTTTTACGTTCTTAGATACTGCGATCAGAGCAGATGGTAATCAGATATTTAGTTGGCTCATATCAGAAAATGGCTTACTTGTTGCGCTGTTAACCGTTTATATGACAACTAAAATGAATCAATTTAAAGAGAGAAATGTTTTTATTGTTTCTTGTTTGATCTATGCGCTAAGTATGATCATATTTGGAAACGTCACTTCTATATGGCTTCTTGCTATTGCTATGTTTATTTTTACAATGGGAGAACTTATGGTTGTTGGAATTCAAGAAGGATTTGTTTCGCGTCTAGCTCCAGAGCATATGCGTGGGCAATATTTTGCAGCTGCAAGTCTTCGTTTTACAATCGGTAGAACGGTCGCACCAGTAGCCATACCACTTACAGCCCTAATAGGATTTCAATGGACGTTTTACTTGATAAGTTTTCTTGCAGTGAGTGCTGCTGTCATCTATTTTGTGATGTTTAACATGAGTGAGAAACAGGGAGTCAACCATTCATAACTCTTCTTACTGGTATAATTCATTCCTTTTGCACATAAAGTGTAGTAATTGAAGAAGCTTGTACGAAAGAAAGGAAGTGCTTTGGATGAGGAAAGGCGTTCTCATACTTCTAGGTTTCTTATTCATTTTAAGTTTGTTTCAACTTACAGAGATATCGGCCACTTTATCAGGCGTACTCTCTCAATTTCCATGGTGGATTTATTTTGTACTAGCCGGTATTGTTTACAGTGGTTATAAGACAATGCAATTAACAGCTGAAGAGAGAAAAGTTGATCAGATTCATATTGAAGAAGAAGGTAGAGTGTACGTGGAGAGAATGGAGGAAGAACGCGAACGTAGGAAACAGCGAATACCGGAATAGGTACGATAAAAAAGACGAAAGGGCTCAGCCCTTTCGTCTTTTTATCATTATTCTTCTGATTGAGCCTTGTCAGACTCTTCAGTTTCAGTGTTTTCTTTCGGCTCCTCTGTTTTGAAGAGATCTTCAAACTGATCATCTTTTACTTTAATATCAGATTCTTTGATTAGCTCATCAATGACTGTTGGAACGTCTTTTGCATTTTGTAGCATATACTGTTCTTCAACTTGATCTTTTGCATCTTCAAATGACATGACTGTTTTCTTCTTTAGCTTAATAATGTGATAGCCAAATTGTGATTGAACGATGTCACTTACTTCGCCTTCTTTTAATGCAAAGGCAGCTTCTTCAAACTCTGCAACCATGTCGCCTTGTTTGAATACGCCAAGATCACCGCCATTTTCAGCTGATCCATCTTTTGAATATTCTTTTGCAAGTTCAGCAAAATCTCCGCCGTCTTCTAATTTCTTTTGCACTTCTTTCGCTGTTTCTTCATCGTCAACTAGAATGTGGCTTGCTTCTAGTTCTGTGAAGAGATTCTTGTTTTCTTCATAGAACTCTTTAAGCTTCTCGTCCGTCACCTCTACACCGTCGGTCGCCGCTTTTTGAGCAAGAAGTTGCTTTCGTACATCAACTTTAAACTGCTCAATATCCTGGTATCCATTTGATTGAAGGGCTTGTTCAAGTTGCTCATCTGTTTCAAAATTTTCTTTAATCTTATCGAGTTCTTTCTCAACTTCTTTATCAGAAACATCGTATTTATCTTCTAGAATTTTCGTTTGGACAAGATCGCTTAGTACCGATTCACCAGCTTGATCTTTTAATGCTTGATAAAATTCTTCCTGTGTAACATTTCCAGCGCTTGTTTCAACGACAGCTTCTGAATTATCTCCTGAATCATTGCTGCAAGCGGATATCGCAAGTAAAGCGATTAAAGCAGAAAGCATAATGAACATTTTTTTCATCAAGTATACACTCCTAAAGGGTTAGTTAAATTTAACAATATTGTGATACAGTTAATA contains:
- a CDS encoding HAMP domain-containing sensor histidine kinase; this translates as MIRLNLTKRIWLSFMILVLLVGVVIAVIYPLSIKGTLTEETYQIIESEQQRYTFPDQDGPLPPQTDQDFIERRDAERSVGHTLITRLYSGPLQGDPIPDEVIIEMRKNALDQKKDKGRYELTYNNQASLFYVISKVDVNGQEAYFISYMWDTYRNQMIDRLWWRLIIILLFALFLSLFPAAWIAQYLRRPLTVLGERFEQIANRNWKEPFKWEGDEEFQKLSNQFESMRQNLMRYDKAQKTFIQHASHELKTPIMIIKSYAQSIKDGVMPDSLDNTMTVILNESDRMEQRVKGMLTYIKLDSIDEPEGNWETFRFGVLAEELRERFMYQREDVTFSISGEQIELTAIHEQMLTAMDNLVQNALRYAKSEIHLKAREDEGRIILEVYNDGEQLSFQKVEKDRLFEPFQKGDKGQFGIGLAIVKKIAERHKGIAEVTNLDQGVVFSIIMPKKQSERSE
- the yhaM gene encoding 3'-5' exoribonuclease YhaM, whose product is MKEFKGIGHYRVGDQVDHFLLIKSSVKGVASNGKPFLTLILQDKSGDIEAKLWDASSDDEESFDAQQIIKVKGDVTSYRGRNQLKIKAIRLATDMDQVKVSDFVESAPLEVNEIMEKITQYVFEMRNPNIQRITRHLVKKHQNDFLTFPAATKNHHEFVSGLSYHVVSMLDIAKSLSQLYPSLDTDLLYGGIILHDLGKVVELSGSIAASYTNEGKLLGHISIMVNEIGQAAKDLEIEGEEVMLLQHLILSHHGKAEWGSPKPPMIREAEILHMIDNIDAKMNMLDRALNKVEPGEFTDRVFALDNRSFYKPKVIPISENVKK
- a CDS encoding sporulation YhaL family protein; amino-acid sequence: MRKGVLILLGFLFILSLFQLTEISATLSGVLSQFPWWIYFVLAGIVYSGYKTMQLTAEERKVDQIHIEEEGRVYVERMEEERERRKQRIPE
- a CDS encoding peptidylprolyl isomerase, encoding MKKMFIMLSALIALLAISACSNDSGDNSEAVVETSAGNVTQEEFYQALKDQAGESVLSDLVQTKILEDKYDVSDKEVEKELDKIKENFETDEQLEQALQSNGYQDIEQFKVDVRKQLLAQKAATDGVEVTDEKLKEFYEENKNLFTELEASHILVDDEETAKEVQKKLEDGGDFAELAKEYSKDGSAENGGDLGVFKQGDMVAEFEEAAFALKEGEVSDIVQSQFGYHIIKLKKKTVMSFEDAKDQVEEQYMLQNAKDVPTVIDELIKESDIKVKDDQFEDLFKTEEPKENTETEESDKAQSEE
- a CDS encoding MFS transporter, encoding MDMKIKDWDRNLKIRLFGEGMMNILFWMFFPFMAIYFSDSFGKGMAGLLLVLSQVVAVIANLIGGYCADQYGRKQMMFLSALGQGVTFIAFAFANSPWLSSPMLTFVSFSVLGIFGSLYWPASHAMVADVVEEKDRNTVFAVFYTALNISVVVGPILGGLFFFQHRFGLLLIAAAVSFSLAVLISIFIRETAPEKRQNSLVTDSSTKWTKFLWTQLQDYRVIGNDKVFLLFILAGVLVAQTFMQLDLLIAVYLSEKVPEQAVFTFLDTAIRADGNQIFSWLISENGLLVALLTVYMTTKMNQFKERNVFIVSCLIYALSMIIFGNVTSIWLLAIAMFIFTMGELMVVGIQEGFVSRLAPEHMRGQYFAAASLRFTIGRTVAPVAIPLTALIGFQWTFYLISFLAVSAAVIYFVMFNMSEKQGVNHS